A single region of the Vespula pensylvanica isolate Volc-1 chromosome 8, ASM1446617v1, whole genome shotgun sequence genome encodes:
- the LOC122631087 gene encoding disco-interacting protein 2 isoform X10, giving the protein MAEFNIDIGKLPEDVREKLAELDLELSEGDITQKGYEKKRTRLLQQYASKQLGAGNGGIAGSGDIGSGGGGGGSIGGGGGGLERTSYGSSGGGIGVGGGVGVGVGVGGGGGGGGGRPQPRARRTQRRVTHNEKRYHSEVRQEAVQQALAAMQGRPKPSLPMPSKRTSVMARSPERERRDSGESSSDEDSVVTEESPGAGGPTGTGLSDTSSTGSARDTPPPPRPPARRPPGADITDIAEYTPHAYCNIQPPDVTHTGSTPTAQQSTRRPGADRVNRYHVVEDQNNTGTTGRWKVSAKIQQLLNTLKRPKRRPLPEFYEDDDIELEIAANPKDPNAPKPEGGSMTSAIGEPLSVPSGLPRSLEAAIQRYGSASYKAPVATVLDPNGKLCITLTYGKLLSRSHKIAYTLLNKALSRGGDCCLKPGDRIALVYPNNDPISFMCAFYGCLQAGIVPVPIEVPLTRRDAGSQQIGFLLGSCEIQVALTSEACLKGLPKTAAGEVVAFKGWPKLHWFVTEHLGKTPKDWLPPPRLTDDTPAYIEYTTVKDGSVMGVTVTRSAMLAHCRALTQACGYTEGENAVCVLDFKREVGLWHSTLTSVLNGMHVIFIPYALMKVNPASWMQMITKHRASVAVVKSRDLHWGLLATKDHKDISLSSLRLLLVADGANPWSLSSCDQFLSVFQSKGLRPDAVCPCASSSEALTVSVRRPGRAGVNATGRGVLSMSGLSYGVVRVDQENSLTSLTLQDCGQVMPGSIVVVVKMEGKPYICKTDEVGEICVHSAATGSQYWGLQGLTNNTFKVSPLQADSTPLGDVEYTRSGLLGFLGPGGLVFVCGSRDGLMTVTGRKHNADDIIATVLAVEPMKFIYRGRIAVFSVRVLRDERICVVAEQRPDCSEEESFQWMSRVLQAVDSIHAVGIYCLALVPPNYLPKTPLGGIHLSETKRRFLEGALHPANVLLCPHTCVTNLPKPREVHSDVGPASVMVGNIVQGNRLASAQGRDMGVLDEDSDNAKKYQFISEILRWRAVSTSDHVIFTSLNAKGAVATSLSCSQLHKKAERIGNLLLDRGRINTGDHVALIFPPGTDLICAFYGCLYVGAVPVTIRPPHPQNLQTTLPTVRMIVDVSKSVLVLTNQNIMKLLKTKEANNVIEVKSWPTILDMDDMPKKKLPVMYRAPTAEMLAYLDFSVSTTGMLAGIKMSHAAVTSLCRAMKLACELYPSRHIALCLDPYSGLGFALWCLSSIYSGHHSILIPPSEVEANPALWLSAVSQSRVRDTFCSYGVMELCTKGLGSSVHALKARGVSLACVRTCVVVAEERPRIALTTSFSKLFSALGLSPRAVSTSFGCRVNTAICLQGASSPEPSTVYVDLRALRNDRVSLVERGSPHSLCLMESGKLLPGVKVIIANPETKGQCGDSHLGEIWVQSAHNASGYFTIYGDETDYADHFNARLVTGNTNEVYARTGYLGFLRRTESVQQSVISDVPGDTSASEADLVPGDAELHDAVFVVGALDEAILLRGMRYHPIDIENSVMRCHKKIAECAVFTWTNLLVVVVELDGSESEALDLVALVTSAVLEEHHLVVGVVVVVDPGVVPINSRGEKQRMHLRDGFLADQLDPIYVAYNM; this is encoded by the exons gaGACATAACGCAAAAGGGCTATGAAAAGAAACGGACTCGTCTACTACAGCAATATGCTTCTAAACAACTCG GGGCTGGAAATGGCGGCATTGCTGGCAGTGGCGACATTGGTagtggtggaggaggtggagggagtatcggtggtggtggtggaggactCGAAAGGACAAGTTATGGAAGCAGCGGTGGTGGTATcggtgttggtggtggtgttggtgttggtgttggtgttggtggtggcggtggcggtggcggcggaCGACCACAGCCACGTGCACGACGCACGCAACGTCGTGTCACGCACAACGAGAAACGCTATCATTCAG AGGTACGTCAGGAGGCGGTACAACAAGCCCTGGCAGCTATGCAAGGTCGGCCGAAACCTTCCTTGCCAATGCCATCGAAGAGAACTTCCGTCATGGCTAGAAGTCCTGAACGAGAACGTCGCGATAGCGGAGAATCTAGTAGCGATGAGGATAGTGTCGTAACGGAAGAGAGTCCTGGTGCTGGTGGTCCAACTG gTACTGGCTTATCAGACACTAGCAGTACCGGCTCGGCACGTGatacaccaccaccaccaagaCCACCGGCAAGGAGGCCACCTGGTGCCGACATTACTGACATCGCCGAATATACGCCTCATGCTTACTGTAACATACAACCACCGGACGTAACACACACGGGCAGTACGCCAACGGCACAACAGTCGACGAGACGGCCTGGTGCCGATCGTGTCAATCGTTACCACGTAGTCGAGGATCAGAATAATACTGGAACAACTGGTCGTTGGAAAGTATCAGCAAAAATTCAACAGTTATTGAATACGTTAAAACGGCCAAAGAGACGGCCACTTCCAGAATTTTACGAAGACGACGATATAGAGCTCGAGATAGCCGCCAATCCAAAAGATCCGAATGCACCAAAACCGGAAGGTGGTTCGATGACGTCTGCGATCGGTGAGCCACTGTCCGTGCCGTCAGGCCTGCCTAGATCGCTCGAAGCCGCTATTCAAAG gtATGGCTCAGCAAGTTACAAAGCACCCGTCGCAACCGTTCTAGATCCTAACGGCAAACTCTGTATCACATTGACATATGGAAAACTTTTAAGTCGTTCTCATAAAATAGCCTATACACTTTTAAACAAGGCTCTAAGTCGTGGCGGTGATTGTTGTCTCAAGCCTGGAGATAGAATCGCTTTGGTATATCCGAACAACGATCCGATAAGTTTCATGTGTGCATTTTACGGTTGCCTTCAAGCTGGTATCGTGCCTGTACCCATCGAGGTACCATTGACACGTCGAGACGCAGGTTCCCAACAGATTGGTTTTCTTCTTGGTAGTTGTGAAATACAG GTGGCCCTAACCAGCGAGGCTTGTCTCAAAGGTTTACCAAAGACAGCGGCTGGCGAAGTTGTAGCTTTCAAGGGTTGGCCAAAATTACATTGGTTCGTTACAGAACATTTAGGTAAAACTCCAAAAGATTGGTTACCACCTCCACGTCTAACCGACGATACACCAGCGTACATCGAGTATACAACGGTGAAGGATGGATCGGTGATGGGTGTGACAGTGACAAGATCAGCGATGCTTGCTCATTGTCGTGCTCTGACTCAAGCATGCGGTTATACCGAAGGAGAAAATGCCGTTTGTGTGTTAGATTTTAAACGCGAAGTTGGCCTCTGGCATAGCACTCTCACTAGCGTATTAAATGGGATGCACGTTATATTTATACCTTATGCCTTGATGAAGGTCAATCCAGCCAGTTGGATGCAAATGATAACGAAACATCGAGCTAGCGTGGCTGTTGTTAAATCACGAGATCTTCATTGGGGTTTATTAGCGACCAAAGATCACAAGGATATATCGTTATCTTCATTAAGGTTGCTACTAGTCGCTGACGGTGCCAATCCTTGGTCCCTTTCCTCTTGTGATCAATTTCTTTCGGTGTTCCAATCGAAGGGTTTGAGACCAGACGCTGTATGTCCTTGCGCATCCTCTAGCGAAGCTCTTACGGTTTCCGTCAGAAGACCTGGTCGAGCAGGAGTAAATGCTACAGGACGTGGCGTCCTTTCTATGTCGGGATTAAGCTACGGTGTTGTTAGGGTAGATCAAGAAAATTCATTGACTTCTCTGACGTTACAAGATTGTGGTCAAGTTATGCCAGGAA GTATCGTAGTGGTAGTTAAGATGGAAGGAAAGCCATACATTTGTAAAACCGATGAAGTTGGTGAAATATGCGTGCATAGTGCTGCAACTGGTAGCCAATATTGGGGACTACAAGGATTAACAAACAATACTTTCAAAGTATCACCTTTACAAGCGGATAGTACTCCATTAGGCGACGTAGAATATACACGATCGGGTTTGTTAGGATTTCTCGGCCCTGGTGGTTTGGTATTCGTTTGTGGATCTCGCGATGGTCTTATGACTGTGACAGGAAGGAAACATAATGCGGACGACATAATAGCCACCGTATTAGCGGTGGAACCAATGAAATTCATTTATCGTGGTAGAATCGCTGTCTTCAGCGTAAGAGTTTTGAGAGACGAAAGGATATGTGTCGTTGCTGAGCAACGGCCTGATTGTAGCGAGGAAGag AGTTTTCAATGGATGTCACGTGTTTTGCAAGCGGTCGATTCAATTCACGCAGTTGGAATTTATTGTCTTGCATTAGTTCCACCTAATTATCTACCAAAAACACCACTTGGGGGTATTCACCTGTCCGAAACTAAAAGACGTTTTCTAGAAGGTGCACTACATCCAGCTAATGTCCTGCTCTGCCCCCACACTTGTGTTACCAACTTACCAAAACCGCGTGAAGTGCATTCGG ACGTTGGTCCGGCGAGCGTAATGGTTGGCAACATCGTTCAAGGAAATAGACTGGCCTCTGCTCAAGGACGTGACATGGGTGTTTTAGACGAGGATAGCGATAACGCTAAGAAG TACCAATTCATCTCGGAGATTTTACGTTGGCGCGCTGTCAGTACGTCCGATCACGTCATCTTTACATCCCTCAATGCCAAAGGAGCAGTTGCAACTTCGCTATCGTGTTCTCAATTACACAAGAAAGCAGAACGCATCGGGAATCTTCTTTTGGATCGTGGAAGAATCAACACCGGGGATCACGTCGCATTGATATTTCCACCAGGAACAGATTTGATATGTGCTTTTTATGGTTGTCTTTATGTCGGTGCTGTCCCTGTTACGATCAGGCCTCCACATCCTCAAAATCTACAAACAACTTTACCAACCGTACGCATGATCGTCGATGTCAGTAAATCGGTACTGGTACTGACCAATCAAAACATTATGAAACTTCTAAAGACGAAA GAAGCTAATAATGTTATCGAAGTGAAAAGTTGGCCAACGATTCTTGATATGGATGACATGCCAAAGAAGAAGCTTCCCGTTATGTATCGAGCTCCTACAGCGGAAATGTTGGCTTACTTGGATTTTAGCGTCTCCACTACGGGCATGTTGGCTGGCATTAAAATGTCTCACGCAGCAGTAACGTCGTTGTGCCGTGCTATGAAACTTGCATGCGAATTGTATCCTTCGAGACATATTGCTCTATGTTTAGATCCTTACTCCGGTCTTGGATTTGCTCTTTGGTGTTTAAGCAGTATATACAGCGGACATCATTCCATTTTAATACCACCCTCCGAG GTGGAAGCAAATCCAGCTCTTTGGTTGTCAGCTGTTAGCCAGTCTAGAGTAAGGGATACATTTTGCTCTTACGGGGTTATGGAGTTGTGCACAAAAGGCTTGGGTTCCTCGGTTCATGCTCTAAAAGCACGTGGCGTTAGTTTAGCCTGCGTAAGAACCTGCGTCGTAGTCGCGGAGGAGAGACCACGAATAGCTTTGACTACGAGCTTCAGTAAATTATTCTCCGCTCTTGGATTAAGTCCACGTGCGGTCTCAACGTCATTCGGATGTAGAGTTAATACTGCCATTTGTCTTCAG ggaGCGTCTAGTCCAGAACCATCAACGGTATACGTGGACTTACGAGCATTACGTAACGACCGTGTTTCCCTCGTCGAAAGAGGCAGTCCacattctctctgtctaatGGAATCCGGAAAATTGTTACCTGGTGTCAAAGTTATCATAGCCAATCCAGAAACGAAAGGGCAATGCGGCGATTCTCATCTAGGAGAAATATGGGTTCAATCGGCTCACAATGCCAGCGGTTATTTCACGATTTATGGGGATGAAACTGATTATGCCGATCATTTCAATGCACGCCTTGTAACAGGAAATACCAATGAGGTTTATGCCAGGACCGGTTATCTCGGTTTTCTTCGACGGACTGAAAGCGTTCAACAGTCTGTTATTAGTGATGTTCCCGGTGATACTTCTGCATCCGAAGCTGATCTTGTTCCCGGTGACGCCGAATTACATGACGCTGTTTTCGTGGTCGGTGCACTCGACGAAGCCATTTTACTTAGGGGCATGCGATATCATCCAATTGACATTGAAAACAGTGTTATGAGATGTCATAAAAAAATCGCCGAATG CGCCGTGTTTACGTGGACTAACCTGTTAGTAGTAGTGGTCGAGCTCGATGGAAGTGAAAGTGAAGCTCTCGATTTAGTGGCATTAGTTACTAGCGCTGTTTTGGAAGAACATCATTTGGTAGTAGGCGTCGTTGTAGTAGTTGATCCTGGTGTAGTTCCAATCAACTCCAGAGGTGAGAAACAACGGATGCATTTGCGCGATGGATTTCTTGCCGATCAACTTGATCCGATTTATGTAGCCTATAATATGTGA
- the LOC122631087 gene encoding disco-interacting protein 2 homolog A isoform X7 encodes MAEFNIDIGKLPEDVREKLAELDLELSEGDITQKGYEKKRTRLLQQYASKQLGAGNGGIAGSGDIGSGGGGGGSIGGGGGGLERTSYGSSGGGIGVGGGVGVGVGVGGGGGGGGGRPQPRARRTQRRVTHNEKRYHSGGRLIPGGIASPPGSGGSTGNTGNSNSAAARRGNRRLTRNESRYHSEVRQEAVQQALAAMQGRPKPSLPMPSKRTSVMARSPERERRDSGESSSDEDSVVTEESPGAGGPTGTGLSDTSSTGSARDTPPPPRPPARRPPGADITDIAEYTPHAYCNIQPPDVTHTGSTPTAQQSTRRPGADRVNRYHVVEDQNNTGTTGRWKVSAKIQQLLNTLKRPKRRPLPEFYEDDDIELEIAANPKDPNAPKPEGGSMTSAIGEPLSVPSGLPRSLEAAIQRYGSASYKAPVATVLDPNGKLCITLTYGKLLSRSHKIAYTLLNKALSRGGDCCLKPGDRIALVYPNNDPISFMCAFYGCLQAGIVPVPIEVPLTRRDAGSQQIGFLLGSCEIQVALTSEACLKGLPKTAAGEVVAFKGWPKLHWFVTEHLGKTPKDWLPPPRLTDDTPAYIEYTTVKDGSVMGVTVTRSAMLAHCRALTQACGYTEGENAVCVLDFKREVGLWHSTLTSVLNGMHVIFIPYALMKVNPASWMQMITKHRASVAVVKSRDLHWGLLATKDHKDISLSSLRLLLVADGANPWSLSSCDQFLSVFQSKGLRPDAVCPCASSSEALTVSVRRPGRAGVNATGRGVLSMSGLSYGVVRVDQENSLTSLTLQDCGQVMPGSIVVVVKMEGKPYICKTDEVGEICVHSAATGSQYWGLQGLTNNTFKVSPLQADSTPLGDVEYTRSGLLGFLGPGGLVFVCGSRDGLMTVTGRKHNADDIIATVLAVEPMKFIYRGRIAVFSVRVLRDERICVVAEQRPDCSEEESFQWMSRVLQAVDSIHAVGIYCLALVPPNYLPKTPLGGIHLSETKRRFLEGALHPANVLLCPHTCVTNLPKPREVHSAGDSVADVGPASVMVGNIVQGNRLASAQGRDMGVLDEDSDNAKKYQFISEILRWRAVSTSDHVIFTSLNAKGAVATSLSCSQLHKKAERIGNLLLDRGRINTGDHVALIFPPGTDLICAFYGCLYVGAVPVTIRPPHPQNLQTTLPTVRMIVDVSKSVLVLTNQNIMKLLKTKEANNVIEVKSWPTILDMDDMPKKKLPVMYRAPTAEMLAYLDFSVSTTGMLAGIKMSHAAVTSLCRAMKLACELYPSRHIALCLDPYSGLGFALWCLSSIYSGHHSILIPPSEVEANPALWLSAVSQSRVRDTFCSYGVMELCTKGLGSSVHALKARGVSLACVRTCVVVAEERPRIALTTSFSKLFSALGLSPRAVSTSFGCRVNTAICLQGASSPEPSTVYVDLRALRNDRVSLVERGSPHSLCLMESGKLLPGVKVIIANPETKGQCGDSHLGEIWVQSAHNASGYFTIYGDETDYADHFNARLVTGNTNEVYARTGYLGFLRRTESVQQSVISDVPGDTSASEADLVPGDAELHDAVFVVGALDEAILLRGMRYHPIDIENSVMRCHKKIAECAVFTWTNLLVVVVELDGSESEALDLVALVTSAVLEEHHLVVGVVVVVDPGVVPINSRGEKQRMHLRDGFLADQLDPIYVAYNM; translated from the exons gaGACATAACGCAAAAGGGCTATGAAAAGAAACGGACTCGTCTACTACAGCAATATGCTTCTAAACAACTCG GGGCTGGAAATGGCGGCATTGCTGGCAGTGGCGACATTGGTagtggtggaggaggtggagggagtatcggtggtggtggtggaggactCGAAAGGACAAGTTATGGAAGCAGCGGTGGTGGTATcggtgttggtggtggtgttggtgttggtgttggtgttggtggtggcggtggcggtggcggcggaCGACCACAGCCACGTGCACGACGCACGCAACGTCGTGTCACGCACAACGAGAAACGCTATCATTCAG GAGGTCGGCTAATACCTGGTGGGATCGCCAGTCCTCCGGGATCTGGCGGCTCAACCGGAAACACCGGGAACTCAAACTCGGCTGCTGCGAGACGCGGTAATCGCAGACTTACGCGCAATGAGAGCCGCTATCATTCCG AGGTACGTCAGGAGGCGGTACAACAAGCCCTGGCAGCTATGCAAGGTCGGCCGAAACCTTCCTTGCCAATGCCATCGAAGAGAACTTCCGTCATGGCTAGAAGTCCTGAACGAGAACGTCGCGATAGCGGAGAATCTAGTAGCGATGAGGATAGTGTCGTAACGGAAGAGAGTCCTGGTGCTGGTGGTCCAACTG gTACTGGCTTATCAGACACTAGCAGTACCGGCTCGGCACGTGatacaccaccaccaccaagaCCACCGGCAAGGAGGCCACCTGGTGCCGACATTACTGACATCGCCGAATATACGCCTCATGCTTACTGTAACATACAACCACCGGACGTAACACACACGGGCAGTACGCCAACGGCACAACAGTCGACGAGACGGCCTGGTGCCGATCGTGTCAATCGTTACCACGTAGTCGAGGATCAGAATAATACTGGAACAACTGGTCGTTGGAAAGTATCAGCAAAAATTCAACAGTTATTGAATACGTTAAAACGGCCAAAGAGACGGCCACTTCCAGAATTTTACGAAGACGACGATATAGAGCTCGAGATAGCCGCCAATCCAAAAGATCCGAATGCACCAAAACCGGAAGGTGGTTCGATGACGTCTGCGATCGGTGAGCCACTGTCCGTGCCGTCAGGCCTGCCTAGATCGCTCGAAGCCGCTATTCAAAG gtATGGCTCAGCAAGTTACAAAGCACCCGTCGCAACCGTTCTAGATCCTAACGGCAAACTCTGTATCACATTGACATATGGAAAACTTTTAAGTCGTTCTCATAAAATAGCCTATACACTTTTAAACAAGGCTCTAAGTCGTGGCGGTGATTGTTGTCTCAAGCCTGGAGATAGAATCGCTTTGGTATATCCGAACAACGATCCGATAAGTTTCATGTGTGCATTTTACGGTTGCCTTCAAGCTGGTATCGTGCCTGTACCCATCGAGGTACCATTGACACGTCGAGACGCAGGTTCCCAACAGATTGGTTTTCTTCTTGGTAGTTGTGAAATACAG GTGGCCCTAACCAGCGAGGCTTGTCTCAAAGGTTTACCAAAGACAGCGGCTGGCGAAGTTGTAGCTTTCAAGGGTTGGCCAAAATTACATTGGTTCGTTACAGAACATTTAGGTAAAACTCCAAAAGATTGGTTACCACCTCCACGTCTAACCGACGATACACCAGCGTACATCGAGTATACAACGGTGAAGGATGGATCGGTGATGGGTGTGACAGTGACAAGATCAGCGATGCTTGCTCATTGTCGTGCTCTGACTCAAGCATGCGGTTATACCGAAGGAGAAAATGCCGTTTGTGTGTTAGATTTTAAACGCGAAGTTGGCCTCTGGCATAGCACTCTCACTAGCGTATTAAATGGGATGCACGTTATATTTATACCTTATGCCTTGATGAAGGTCAATCCAGCCAGTTGGATGCAAATGATAACGAAACATCGAGCTAGCGTGGCTGTTGTTAAATCACGAGATCTTCATTGGGGTTTATTAGCGACCAAAGATCACAAGGATATATCGTTATCTTCATTAAGGTTGCTACTAGTCGCTGACGGTGCCAATCCTTGGTCCCTTTCCTCTTGTGATCAATTTCTTTCGGTGTTCCAATCGAAGGGTTTGAGACCAGACGCTGTATGTCCTTGCGCATCCTCTAGCGAAGCTCTTACGGTTTCCGTCAGAAGACCTGGTCGAGCAGGAGTAAATGCTACAGGACGTGGCGTCCTTTCTATGTCGGGATTAAGCTACGGTGTTGTTAGGGTAGATCAAGAAAATTCATTGACTTCTCTGACGTTACAAGATTGTGGTCAAGTTATGCCAGGAA GTATCGTAGTGGTAGTTAAGATGGAAGGAAAGCCATACATTTGTAAAACCGATGAAGTTGGTGAAATATGCGTGCATAGTGCTGCAACTGGTAGCCAATATTGGGGACTACAAGGATTAACAAACAATACTTTCAAAGTATCACCTTTACAAGCGGATAGTACTCCATTAGGCGACGTAGAATATACACGATCGGGTTTGTTAGGATTTCTCGGCCCTGGTGGTTTGGTATTCGTTTGTGGATCTCGCGATGGTCTTATGACTGTGACAGGAAGGAAACATAATGCGGACGACATAATAGCCACCGTATTAGCGGTGGAACCAATGAAATTCATTTATCGTGGTAGAATCGCTGTCTTCAGCGTAAGAGTTTTGAGAGACGAAAGGATATGTGTCGTTGCTGAGCAACGGCCTGATTGTAGCGAGGAAGag AGTTTTCAATGGATGTCACGTGTTTTGCAAGCGGTCGATTCAATTCACGCAGTTGGAATTTATTGTCTTGCATTAGTTCCACCTAATTATCTACCAAAAACACCACTTGGGGGTATTCACCTGTCCGAAACTAAAAGACGTTTTCTAGAAGGTGCACTACATCCAGCTAATGTCCTGCTCTGCCCCCACACTTGTGTTACCAACTTACCAAAACCGCGTGAAGTGCATTCGG CGGGGGATTCTGTTGCAGACGTTGGTCCGGCGAGCGTAATGGTTGGCAACATCGTTCAAGGAAATAGACTGGCCTCTGCTCAAGGACGTGACATGGGTGTTTTAGACGAGGATAGCGATAACGCTAAGAAG TACCAATTCATCTCGGAGATTTTACGTTGGCGCGCTGTCAGTACGTCCGATCACGTCATCTTTACATCCCTCAATGCCAAAGGAGCAGTTGCAACTTCGCTATCGTGTTCTCAATTACACAAGAAAGCAGAACGCATCGGGAATCTTCTTTTGGATCGTGGAAGAATCAACACCGGGGATCACGTCGCATTGATATTTCCACCAGGAACAGATTTGATATGTGCTTTTTATGGTTGTCTTTATGTCGGTGCTGTCCCTGTTACGATCAGGCCTCCACATCCTCAAAATCTACAAACAACTTTACCAACCGTACGCATGATCGTCGATGTCAGTAAATCGGTACTGGTACTGACCAATCAAAACATTATGAAACTTCTAAAGACGAAA GAAGCTAATAATGTTATCGAAGTGAAAAGTTGGCCAACGATTCTTGATATGGATGACATGCCAAAGAAGAAGCTTCCCGTTATGTATCGAGCTCCTACAGCGGAAATGTTGGCTTACTTGGATTTTAGCGTCTCCACTACGGGCATGTTGGCTGGCATTAAAATGTCTCACGCAGCAGTAACGTCGTTGTGCCGTGCTATGAAACTTGCATGCGAATTGTATCCTTCGAGACATATTGCTCTATGTTTAGATCCTTACTCCGGTCTTGGATTTGCTCTTTGGTGTTTAAGCAGTATATACAGCGGACATCATTCCATTTTAATACCACCCTCCGAG GTGGAAGCAAATCCAGCTCTTTGGTTGTCAGCTGTTAGCCAGTCTAGAGTAAGGGATACATTTTGCTCTTACGGGGTTATGGAGTTGTGCACAAAAGGCTTGGGTTCCTCGGTTCATGCTCTAAAAGCACGTGGCGTTAGTTTAGCCTGCGTAAGAACCTGCGTCGTAGTCGCGGAGGAGAGACCACGAATAGCTTTGACTACGAGCTTCAGTAAATTATTCTCCGCTCTTGGATTAAGTCCACGTGCGGTCTCAACGTCATTCGGATGTAGAGTTAATACTGCCATTTGTCTTCAG ggaGCGTCTAGTCCAGAACCATCAACGGTATACGTGGACTTACGAGCATTACGTAACGACCGTGTTTCCCTCGTCGAAAGAGGCAGTCCacattctctctgtctaatGGAATCCGGAAAATTGTTACCTGGTGTCAAAGTTATCATAGCCAATCCAGAAACGAAAGGGCAATGCGGCGATTCTCATCTAGGAGAAATATGGGTTCAATCGGCTCACAATGCCAGCGGTTATTTCACGATTTATGGGGATGAAACTGATTATGCCGATCATTTCAATGCACGCCTTGTAACAGGAAATACCAATGAGGTTTATGCCAGGACCGGTTATCTCGGTTTTCTTCGACGGACTGAAAGCGTTCAACAGTCTGTTATTAGTGATGTTCCCGGTGATACTTCTGCATCCGAAGCTGATCTTGTTCCCGGTGACGCCGAATTACATGACGCTGTTTTCGTGGTCGGTGCACTCGACGAAGCCATTTTACTTAGGGGCATGCGATATCATCCAATTGACATTGAAAACAGTGTTATGAGATGTCATAAAAAAATCGCCGAATG CGCCGTGTTTACGTGGACTAACCTGTTAGTAGTAGTGGTCGAGCTCGATGGAAGTGAAAGTGAAGCTCTCGATTTAGTGGCATTAGTTACTAGCGCTGTTTTGGAAGAACATCATTTGGTAGTAGGCGTCGTTGTAGTAGTTGATCCTGGTGTAGTTCCAATCAACTCCAGAGGTGAGAAACAACGGATGCATTTGCGCGATGGATTTCTTGCCGATCAACTTGATCCGATTTATGTAGCCTATAATATGTGA